A genome region from Myroides fluvii includes the following:
- the sppA gene encoding signal peptide peptidase SppA, whose product MKFLRNLLATIVGLFIFFGLLFFIFIAIAAAAGSTEKVVVKNNSVLTLDLSTVQYDYGGKFSYKDFNFSDENKDGVSNVLMAIEQAKDDDRIKGISILNNVSSLGFVQRREIREKLQDFKQSGKFVLSYANAFTQGEYYLGSVADTVYVNPVGAVDFRGLSTEILYLKGLQDQTGVHMEVIRHGKYKSAVEPYLEKEMSEANREQITVFLNSIWSTLVNDISKSRNISVDSLNAIATNLAARTPERAVQVKLVDKVAYEDEYHAGIKKALAVAQDKEYNKIDVLEYIKADVSSAKKSTTDQIAVIYAQGQILNGEGNVSFIGEGSINRALKKARQNDKVKAIVLRVNSPGGSALTSELIWREIELTKKVKPVIVSMGDLAASGGYYIACGADRIFADPATITGSIGVFGMLPNFSTLATKYGVNAEQVKTHQNATSYSPFRKVDESFKTEITESIEFIYETFVNRVAAGRGMTFEKVDEIAQGRVWTGVDALEKGLVDELGGLDAAIAYAANKVEIDNYNVVSYPEYELKFNDLLRNFLGASIMQTQDELLKEKIGQANFEMIERLNYFNSLKGAQAIMPFEIKIQ is encoded by the coding sequence ATGAAGTTTTTAAGAAATTTATTGGCAACAATCGTGGGATTATTTATCTTTTTCGGATTGTTGTTTTTTATTTTTATCGCCATTGCAGCAGCGGCAGGAAGCACTGAGAAAGTAGTGGTGAAAAATAATTCAGTACTTACTTTGGATTTATCAACTGTTCAATACGATTATGGTGGGAAATTCAGTTATAAAGATTTTAATTTTTCTGATGAAAATAAAGACGGAGTATCCAATGTTCTGATGGCAATTGAACAAGCCAAGGATGATGATCGCATTAAGGGAATCTCTATTCTCAATAACGTTTCATCTCTAGGTTTTGTGCAACGCAGAGAAATTAGAGAGAAATTACAAGACTTTAAACAAAGTGGTAAATTCGTACTATCTTATGCAAATGCGTTTACTCAAGGAGAGTATTATTTGGGGTCAGTTGCCGATACGGTTTATGTTAATCCAGTTGGAGCTGTTGATTTTCGCGGATTGTCAACTGAAATTTTATACCTAAAAGGACTACAAGATCAAACGGGGGTTCACATGGAAGTAATCCGCCATGGAAAATACAAAAGTGCAGTTGAGCCTTATTTAGAAAAAGAAATGAGCGAAGCGAATAGAGAGCAAATTACGGTTTTCTTAAATTCTATTTGGAGCACCTTAGTGAATGATATTTCAAAAAGTAGAAATATTAGTGTAGATAGTTTAAATGCCATTGCTACCAACTTGGCTGCAAGAACACCTGAAAGAGCGGTACAAGTAAAACTAGTGGATAAAGTTGCCTATGAGGATGAGTATCACGCAGGAATTAAAAAAGCATTAGCAGTCGCTCAAGATAAAGAGTACAACAAAATTGATGTATTAGAATATATTAAAGCAGATGTATCAAGTGCGAAAAAATCAACTACAGATCAGATTGCTGTGATTTATGCACAAGGACAAATCCTAAATGGAGAAGGAAATGTGAGCTTTATAGGAGAGGGATCTATCAATAGAGCCTTAAAAAAAGCACGTCAAAATGACAAAGTAAAAGCTATTGTATTGCGTGTAAATAGCCCAGGAGGTAGTGCATTGACTTCAGAATTGATTTGGAGAGAAATCGAATTAACGAAAAAAGTGAAACCTGTAATTGTTTCTATGGGAGATTTAGCCGCTTCAGGTGGATATTATATCGCTTGTGGTGCAGATCGTATTTTTGCTGATCCGGCAACGATTACAGGATCTATTGGCGTATTTGGTATGTTGCCAAACTTTAGTACGCTAGCTACGAAATACGGAGTAAATGCAGAACAAGTGAAAACACATCAAAATGCCACTTCATATAGTCCATTCCGAAAAGTGGATGAATCATTTAAAACGGAAATTACTGAAAGTATCGAATTTATCTATGAAACGTTTGTAAATCGAGTAGCTGCTGGTCGTGGTATGACGTTTGAAAAAGTAGATGAAATTGCACAAGGACGCGTTTGGACCGGTGTAGATGCTTTAGAAAAAGGATTAGTGGATGAACTAGGTGGTCTAGATGCTGCTATTGCATACGCAGCGAATAAAGTGGAAATCGATAACTACAACGTAGTAAGTTACCCGGAATATGAATTAAAATTTAATGATTTATTGCGCAATTTCTTAGGTGCCTCAATCATGCAAACACAGGATGAATTGTTGAAAGAAAAAATCGGACAAGCGAATTTTGAAATGATAGAGCGATTAAATTATTTCAATTCACTGAAAGGAGCACAGGCGATAATGCCTTTCGAAATTAAGATTCAATAG